The proteins below are encoded in one region of Winogradskyella helgolandensis:
- a CDS encoding PLP-dependent cysteine synthase family protein yields the protein MEYVENILGTIGNTPLVKMNKLVEDLPCLVLAKYETFNPGNSVKDRMALQMIEDAEADGRLKPGGTIIEGTSGNTGMGLALAAIVKGYKCIFVMADKQSKEKVDIMRAVGAEVIVCPTAVEPTDPRSYYSVSKRLGEETPNSWYVNQYDNPSNTKAHYESTGPEIWKQTDGKITHFVVGVGTGGTISGVGKYLKEQNPNIKIWGVDTYGSVFKKYHETGIFDENEIYPYVTEGIGEDILPKNVDFSLIDGFTKVTDKDACVYTQRLAKEEGMFLGNSAGSAIKGVLQLKEHFKPDDVVVVLFHDHGSRYVGKMFNDDWMREMGYID from the coding sequence ATGGAATACGTAGAAAATATATTAGGTACAATAGGTAATACACCATTAGTTAAAATGAATAAACTAGTGGAAGACTTACCTTGTTTAGTACTCGCTAAATACGAAACATTTAACCCAGGGAATTCTGTTAAAGACCGCATGGCTTTGCAGATGATTGAAGATGCGGAAGCAGATGGTCGCCTAAAACCAGGAGGAACTATTATTGAAGGTACTTCAGGAAACACTGGCATGGGATTAGCATTAGCAGCTATTGTAAAAGGTTACAAATGTATTTTTGTGATGGCAGATAAACAATCTAAAGAAAAGGTAGATATTATGCGTGCTGTAGGTGCAGAAGTTATTGTTTGTCCAACTGCAGTTGAACCAACAGACCCTAGAAGTTACTATTCAGTGTCGAAACGATTAGGTGAAGAAACACCAAACTCTTGGTATGTAAATCAATATGACAACCCAAGTAATACCAAAGCACATTACGAAAGTACAGGACCCGAAATATGGAAACAAACCGATGGTAAAATCACGCATTTTGTAGTTGGTGTTGGTACAGGAGGTACTATCTCTGGAGTTGGTAAATACCTAAAAGAACAAAATCCTAATATTAAAATTTGGGGAGTTGATACGTACGGTTCAGTATTTAAAAAATATCATGAAACAGGAATTTTTGATGAAAACGAAATTTATCCTTATGTAACCGAAGGTATCGGAGAAGATATTCTTCCAAAAAATGTAGACTTTAGTTTAATCGATGGTTTTACAAAAGTAACTGATAAAGATGCTTGTGTATATACACAACGTTTGGCAAAAGAAGAAGGTATGTTTTTAGGAAACTCTGCAGGTTCAGCAATAAAAGGAGTGTTGCAATTAAAAGAGCATTTTAAACCGGATGATGTGGTTGTGGTTTTATTTCATGATCACGGAAGTCGTTATGTTGGTAAAATGTTTAATGACGATTGGATGCGGGAAATGGGTTATATTGATTAA
- a CDS encoding PAS domain-containing hybrid sensor histidine kinase/response regulator, producing MKRQITKAGFEDADIEKYKDFFDSVNEAYKGYDEDVKDVEIILEESSKELFKSNQALKSEVVRAESEINIIVDTIEGVIFKTDLSGNFKYLNKACKDLLGISVEEALNKNYREFLVGINKDENLRLQNFFAEHHDDFVTLLKFFKPTGEKVWVQVRLVLTYDNDGIANGTIGTMTDVTQLKETEIELNLANKTKDEFLSTMSHEIRTPLNAVIGMSDILLMEKFLPEQLENLQVLKYSSEHLLALINDLLNLNKFKSNEVKLVEDDFNLSELIQNIQLHFKHTAINNNLSFETVLDSSIPSVLKGDSLKLSQVLKNLLSNAFKFTHKGGVTFEIELLSSTNDVTTIRFNVKDSGIGVSYDKQKDIFKSFVQASDNTSQLYGGSGLGLYISKELLNIQSTSLQLESTEGKGSKFWFDISLKNSDKIDAIKQNYISKTNPIDLKVLVAEDNQINALVLKKLFNKWKINYEIANNGQELLDLYNQKHFDLILMDLQMPILNGYDTTRYIRKMNDIRKSTIPIVALTAFSQSEVKEKTKRYKMNGYLSKPFNVNELHELLSFYSVRKQEVV from the coding sequence TTGAAAAGACAAATCACTAAAGCTGGTTTTGAGGATGCGGATATAGAAAAATATAAAGATTTTTTTGATTCTGTAAACGAAGCTTATAAAGGTTACGATGAGGATGTTAAGGATGTTGAAATTATTTTGGAAGAAAGTTCTAAAGAGCTATTTAAATCCAATCAAGCTTTAAAATCTGAAGTTGTAAGAGCAGAATCTGAAATAAATATTATAGTAGATACAATAGAAGGTGTCATCTTTAAAACCGATTTGAGTGGTAACTTTAAATATTTAAATAAGGCTTGTAAAGATTTATTAGGGATATCAGTTGAGGAAGCATTAAATAAAAATTATAGAGAGTTCTTAGTTGGTATTAATAAGGACGAGAATTTAAGGCTTCAAAACTTTTTTGCAGAGCATCATGATGATTTTGTAACCTTATTAAAGTTTTTTAAACCTACAGGTGAAAAAGTATGGGTGCAAGTACGGTTAGTTCTTACATACGATAATGATGGGATTGCTAATGGTACAATTGGTACAATGACCGATGTTACACAATTGAAGGAAACGGAAATTGAATTAAATCTTGCTAATAAAACAAAAGACGAATTTTTATCTACAATGTCCCACGAAATCAGAACACCTTTAAATGCTGTAATTGGTATGTCTGATATTCTGTTAATGGAAAAGTTTTTGCCAGAACAATTAGAAAACCTTCAAGTATTAAAGTATTCTAGTGAACATTTATTAGCTTTAATTAATGACTTGTTAAACCTAAATAAATTTAAATCTAATGAAGTAAAATTAGTTGAAGACGATTTTAATCTTTCAGAACTCATCCAAAACATTCAATTGCATTTTAAACATACGGCTATAAATAATAATCTAAGTTTTGAAACCGTATTAGACAGTTCTATTCCTTCTGTTTTAAAAGGAGATAGTTTAAAACTATCTCAAGTATTAAAAAACTTGTTAAGTAATGCCTTTAAATTCACTCACAAAGGAGGTGTTACTTTTGAAATAGAATTATTAAGTTCTACCAACGATGTTACAACGATAAGGTTTAATGTAAAAGACTCTGGGATTGGAGTGTCTTATGATAAACAAAAAGATATTTTTAAAAGTTTTGTGCAAGCTAGTGATAACACGTCTCAGCTATATGGTGGTTCAGGACTTGGGTTATATATTAGTAAAGAGTTGCTAAATATTCAATCTACAAGTCTGCAATTAGAGAGTACAGAGGGAAAAGGATCAAAATTTTGGTTTGATATTTCCCTTAAAAATTCGGATAAGATAGACGCTATAAAGCAGAATTATATATCCAAAACCAATCCAATTGACTTAAAAGTACTCGTTGCAGAAGATAACCAAATTAATGCCTTGGTGCTTAAAAAGCTGTTCAACAAATGGAAAATTAACTATGAAATAGCAAATAACGGACAAGAGCTTTTAGATCTATATAATCAAAAACATTTTGATTTAATATTAATGGATTTGCAAATGCCAATATTAAATGGATATGATACGACTCGGTATATTAGAAAAATGAATGATATAAGGAAATCTACAATTCCTATTGTCGCATTAACGGCTTTTTCTCAATCTGAAGTGAAAGAGAAAACAAAACGTTATAAAATGAATGGTTATCTGAGTAAACCATTTAATGTTAATGAATTGCACGAGCTTCTTAGTTTCTATAGTGTTAGAAAACAAGAAGTAGTATAG
- a CDS encoding FIST signal transduction protein: MIVEQLSLNASTWHNSLNKIEIVPNIVLLFVSPKFIAKAELIDQLLKRYPEVKLLGCSTAGEISGITVSDKTVSLTAIKFEHVQNRLETVEVENRDESFNAGVSLAEKLEFKDLKHILLFSDGLNVNGSDLVSGLRSVLPEIGITGGLAGDGLDFRETFVVANSLISDGIVVGLGLYGDHLKVGYSSKSGWYGFGIERLVTKSVNNTLYELDGLPALDIYKSFLGDEITGQSSAALRFPLSIRVNETEEPVVRTVVSLDEEHQGLTFTDRIPKGALVRLMNSNVNKLIDGAKYSAIEASNAINESGELAILISCAGRRKMLKQLVEEEVDAVRDVIGEKPKITGIYSYGEIGPFREFAPCKFHNQTMTITILSEC; encoded by the coding sequence ATGATAGTAGAGCAGTTATCTCTAAACGCTTCAACATGGCATAATAGCTTAAACAAAATTGAGATTGTACCCAACATCGTCTTATTATTCGTATCTCCTAAATTTATTGCTAAAGCAGAGCTGATTGACCAATTGCTAAAAAGATATCCTGAGGTAAAACTTTTAGGGTGTTCTACAGCAGGTGAAATATCTGGAATTACAGTGTCTGATAAAACGGTATCATTAACTGCGATTAAATTTGAGCATGTACAAAATAGATTAGAAACAGTAGAAGTAGAAAATAGAGACGAAAGTTTTAATGCAGGTGTTAGTTTGGCTGAAAAACTAGAGTTTAAAGATTTAAAACATATTCTATTATTTAGTGATGGGCTTAATGTAAATGGATCAGATTTGGTATCAGGTTTAAGAAGTGTTTTACCTGAAATTGGTATAACAGGAGGTTTGGCAGGAGATGGTCTCGATTTTAGAGAAACATTTGTAGTTGCAAACAGTCTTATCTCAGATGGAATTGTTGTTGGACTAGGTTTATATGGAGATCATTTAAAAGTTGGATATAGTTCTAAAAGTGGATGGTATGGTTTTGGTATTGAACGTTTGGTAACTAAATCAGTCAATAATACTTTATATGAATTAGATGGTTTGCCGGCATTAGATATTTATAAATCATTTTTAGGAGATGAGATAACAGGTCAATCAAGTGCTGCTTTACGCTTTCCGCTTAGTATACGTGTTAATGAAACTGAAGAACCTGTTGTTAGAACGGTTGTAAGCTTAGATGAAGAACATCAAGGTTTAACTTTTACAGACAGAATACCAAAAGGTGCCCTTGTGCGTTTAATGAATTCTAATGTAAATAAATTAATAGATGGTGCAAAGTATTCAGCTATAGAGGCTTCTAATGCAATCAATGAGAGTGGTGAATTGGCTATTTTAATAAGTTGTGCTGGAAGACGGAAAATGCTTAAGCAATTAGTAGAAGAAGAGGTTGATGCCGTTAGAGATGTTATTGGCGAAAAGCCAAAAATTACAGGTATTTATTCCTATGGAGAAATAGGACCATTTAGGGAATTTGCACCTTGTAAGTTTCATAATCAGACCATGACAATTACAATATTATCAGAATGCTAA
- a CDS encoding ABC transporter permease — translation MNFELFIAKRIIGNKTYKSSVSAPIIKIGIAAIAIGIIVMLIAIATGIGLQQKIRDKVVAFNGHIEITNYDTNASDESQVPISINQDFYPNFKDVEGIKHIQGVAQKFAVIRTETDFEGVVVKGVGPDYNWDYFEEFLVEGRLPDYTKERNEDILISSYLANRLGFNIGDKFQTLFGNPLNDSPRIMSFEIVGIYNSGFQELDEKFCIADLRHVQRLNKWESDQIGSFEVFIDDFSQIEEKTLEVYKTVPSLMNARSITRKYYTIFEWIKIFDNNTYGIIAIMIIVAGINMITALLVLILERTQMIGILKALGSSNWTIRKVFLYNASYLIGLGLLWGNAIGLGLLFAQKYFKLFPLDPDTYYVNNAPVYISWDYIIILNIGTFVACLLMLLIPSIIISKISPVKAIRFD, via the coding sequence GTGAATTTCGAGTTATTTATAGCTAAACGCATAATTGGCAATAAAACGTATAAAAGTAGTGTATCGGCACCAATAATTAAAATTGGTATCGCAGCAATTGCAATTGGTATTATTGTAATGCTTATTGCTATTGCGACCGGAATTGGCTTGCAACAAAAGATTAGAGATAAAGTTGTGGCATTTAATGGTCATATAGAAATCACCAATTACGATACCAATGCTTCAGATGAATCACAGGTACCTATTTCTATCAATCAAGATTTTTATCCCAATTTTAAGGATGTTGAAGGTATAAAACACATCCAAGGTGTTGCTCAAAAATTTGCTGTAATTAGAACTGAAACTGATTTTGAAGGAGTTGTTGTTAAAGGAGTTGGACCGGATTATAATTGGGATTATTTTGAAGAATTCTTAGTTGAAGGCCGCCTTCCAGATTATACAAAAGAACGCAACGAAGACATCCTTATCTCTAGTTATTTAGCCAATCGTTTAGGGTTTAATATTGGTGATAAATTTCAAACCTTGTTCGGGAATCCTTTAAATGACAGTCCTCGTATTATGAGTTTTGAAATTGTTGGGATTTATAATTCTGGTTTTCAAGAGCTCGATGAAAAATTTTGTATTGCAGATTTAAGACATGTGCAACGACTCAATAAATGGGAATCTGATCAAATAGGAAGTTTTGAAGTTTTTATTGATGATTTCTCGCAGATTGAAGAAAAGACGCTTGAGGTCTACAAAACAGTGCCATCCTTAATGAATGCAAGATCTATTACAAGAAAATACTACACAATTTTTGAATGGATTAAGATTTTTGATAATAATACCTATGGCATTATTGCTATTATGATTATCGTTGCTGGCATCAACATGATTACGGCTTTACTCGTTTTAATTCTAGAGCGAACTCAAATGATAGGCATCCTAAAAGCCTTAGGAAGTTCAAATTGGACAATTAGAAAAGTCTTTCTTTATAATGCGTCTTACTTAATAGGTTTAGGATTACTGTGGGGAAATGCGATAGGTTTAGGTCTCTTGTTTGCTCAGAAATATTTTAAACTATTTCCGCTAGATCCAGATACCTATTACGTTAATAATGCTCCCGTTTACATCAGTTGGGATTATATCATTATTTTAAACATTGGCACATTTGTAGCTTGTTTATTAATGCTATTAATTCCATCAATTATTATTTCCAAAATTTCACCAGTTAAGGCGATTCGGTTTGATTAA
- a CDS encoding exo-beta-N-acetylmuramidase NamZ family protein — MLLKVFKNTVLFSIIIGISAVTFSCGNSVKQDARNTKLDTLAVNDFSGTLHATNEIDKPIVGANRTALYLPLLKGKRVGVVANQTSVVFNEDSHTHLVDSLLSLNIDVKRVFAPEHGFRGTADAGELVKDGLDTKTGLPIISLYGKNKKPSAAQLKDLDIVVFDIQDVGARFYTYISSLHYVMEACAEQNIPVVILDRPNPNGHYIDGPILEMEHTSFIGMHPIPVVHGMTIGEYANMINGEKWLKNGVTCALSVIPVKNYEHNLRYSLPIKPSPNLPNDVAINLYSSLCFFEGTNVSVGRGTDKQFQVVGSPFFNRDNSTFEFTPKPNEGAKYPKHENKICYGYDLSENTHLDGLNFKWLIEFYNENKQNAPKEAFFTDFFTLLAGTETLQKQIEAGLNEAEIKETWQDGIAAFRLTRRNYLIYE; from the coding sequence ATGCTTTTAAAGGTTTTCAAAAATACAGTTTTATTCTCTATAATTATTGGGATTTCCGCTGTAACATTTTCATGTGGAAATAGTGTAAAACAGGATGCAAGAAACACAAAGCTTGATACTTTAGCGGTAAACGACTTTTCTGGGACTTTACATGCAACAAATGAAATAGACAAACCTATTGTTGGTGCTAACAGAACAGCATTATATTTACCTCTATTAAAAGGAAAGCGTGTTGGTGTGGTTGCCAATCAAACGAGTGTGGTCTTCAATGAAGACAGCCATACGCATTTAGTGGATTCTTTATTAAGTTTAAATATTGATGTAAAACGAGTATTTGCTCCAGAACATGGGTTTAGAGGTACTGCAGATGCTGGTGAATTGGTAAAAGATGGTCTAGATACCAAAACTGGGTTGCCTATTATTTCTCTTTATGGCAAAAACAAAAAGCCGAGTGCAGCACAGCTGAAAGATCTAGATATTGTAGTATTTGACATCCAAGATGTAGGTGCGCGATTTTACACTTATATTTCTAGTTTGCATTATGTTATGGAAGCTTGTGCAGAGCAAAATATTCCTGTTGTAATATTAGATAGACCAAACCCAAATGGACATTATATTGATGGTCCTATTTTAGAAATGGAGCATACTAGTTTTATTGGTATGCACCCAATTCCTGTGGTTCATGGTATGACAATTGGTGAGTATGCAAATATGATCAATGGAGAAAAGTGGTTAAAAAATGGAGTTACATGTGCTTTAAGTGTTATTCCTGTTAAGAATTATGAGCATAATTTACGATACAGCCTTCCTATAAAACCCTCACCTAATTTACCTAATGATGTTGCTATTAATTTATATTCGAGTTTATGCTTTTTTGAAGGTACAAATGTCAGCGTTGGTCGCGGTACAGATAAACAATTTCAAGTAGTTGGGTCTCCATTTTTTAATCGTGATAATTCAACATTTGAATTTACACCGAAACCAAATGAAGGTGCAAAATATCCAAAACACGAAAACAAAATCTGTTATGGTTATGATTTGTCTGAGAATACTCATTTAGATGGGTTGAATTTTAAGTGGCTAATAGAGTTCTACAATGAGAATAAACAGAATGCACCAAAAGAGGCTTTTTTCACAGACTTTTTTACACTATTAGCAGGGACAGAAACATTGCAAAAACAGATTGAAGCGGGTTTAAATGAAGCTGAAATTAAGGAGACTTGGCAAGATGGTATTGCTGCTTTTAGGTTGACAAGACGTAATTATCTTATTTACGAATAA
- a CDS encoding PspC domain-containing protein: protein MNRSYILLLYFQKRGYYVCQRIADRLGIRAKIVRTSFMYLTFVTVGFGFALYLFLAFWMRIKDIVYTKRSSVFDL, encoded by the coding sequence ATGAATAGATCTTACATTCTACTATTATATTTTCAAAAGAGAGGGTATTACGTATGTCAACGTATAGCAGATCGTTTGGGTATTAGAGCCAAAATTGTAAGAACTTCGTTTATGTATCTCACTTTTGTAACCGTCGGTTTTGGTTTTGCACTCTATTTATTCTTAGCCTTTTGGATGCGTATTAAAGATATCGTTTATACAAAACGGTCTTCAGTTTTCGATTTATAA
- a CDS encoding Rossmann-like fold-containing protein: MAEAFAYLHQKGKPTIMTDLKVNKPNPFLPLKDVTIYNRGVGIISIINVLEAGSPVLITEFYSNGSILLNGLQAHLNKTLPNTSFKEQRAFRAVYHKLSNLIIVQIVDHQIVVNKAPIIGWLKKLYPETSDFLLTLPQVQGLNSAWQWYTNGITIPVLRNKIHPYYGTYFPTRFEHLELFDNWLKRYEGSKKSAMDIGVGSGVLALQMIKHGFQKVFATDTNPNAIIGLTEMMGDTKLSRKLELDFGSLFGKWKNKAELIVFNPPWLAETRDSNNLDEAIYYNKNLFPEFFEAAKQMLLSDGKLVLVFSNLGQITGLAKSHPIEQELAEGGRFQLERCFKKNVKKASDKTKRNLDHRKKEEVELWILTHI, from the coding sequence TTGGCAGAAGCATTTGCCTACCTTCACCAAAAAGGGAAACCTACTATTATGACGGATCTTAAAGTAAATAAACCAAATCCATTTTTACCGCTGAAAGATGTCACTATTTATAATAGAGGAGTGGGTATTATAAGCATAATAAATGTACTAGAAGCGGGAAGCCCTGTTTTAATTACTGAGTTTTATAGTAATGGATCCATACTACTTAACGGTTTGCAAGCACATCTCAATAAAACATTACCCAATACTTCATTTAAAGAGCAGCGTGCGTTTCGAGCTGTTTATCATAAGCTTTCTAATCTTATTATTGTTCAAATTGTAGACCATCAAATTGTAGTAAATAAGGCTCCTATTATAGGTTGGCTAAAAAAATTATACCCAGAAACAAGTGACTTTCTATTAACCCTTCCGCAAGTGCAAGGCTTAAATAGTGCTTGGCAATGGTATACAAACGGTATTACTATACCAGTATTACGCAATAAAATTCATCCGTATTATGGTACGTATTTTCCAACACGTTTTGAACATTTAGAATTGTTTGATAATTGGTTAAAACGTTACGAAGGCTCTAAAAAATCGGCGATGGATATTGGTGTTGGTAGCGGTGTTTTAGCGTTACAAATGATTAAACACGGATTTCAAAAGGTTTTCGCAACAGATACGAATCCGAATGCTATAATTGGCTTAACAGAAATGATGGGAGATACCAAACTCTCCCGAAAATTAGAGTTAGATTTTGGATCACTTTTTGGCAAGTGGAAGAATAAAGCAGAGCTCATTGTTTTTAATCCACCTTGGTTAGCTGAAACAAGAGATTCAAATAATTTAGACGAAGCTATTTATTATAATAAAAACCTATTTCCAGAATTTTTTGAAGCAGCAAAGCAAATGCTGTTGTCAGATGGGAAGTTGGTTCTTGTGTTTTCAAATTTGGGACAAATCACAGGATTAGCAAAATCGCATCCTATAGAACAAGAACTAGCAGAAGGTGGACGGTTTCAGTTAGAACGTTGTTTTAAGAAAAATGTAAAAAAAGCCTCTGATAAAACAAAACGCAACTTAGATCATCGTAAGAAGGAAGAGGTTGAACTTTGGATTTTAACTCATATTTAA
- a CDS encoding DUF2851 family protein, producing the protein MQEDFLHYIWKHKAFASSVLQTTKDEPISIANLGQHNHNAGPDFFNAQLSIGSQLWAGNVEIHIKSSDWYVHNHEVDKAYDNVILHVVWEHDTEIFRKDNSEIPTLELKHYVDKNLIHKYQKLMQSKSWINCESDFHNADDFLLNNWLERLYIERLEEKSETIVQLLKDSNNDWEAVLFKMLLKNFGLKVNGETFFSLANSFDFSIIRKLQNDVLNVEALFFGQSGLLEENTIEDGYFKDLKERYKFLKQKFRLDNRGILPLQFFRLRPPNFPTIRLSQFANLYTVEQNLFSKVMQLNTLDAFYKFFNKGVTQFWMTHYTFAKSSNKTKKVMTKSFIDLLIINTLIPLKFSYAKSQGKSVEDTVFILIKEIKIENNSIVSKFLDLKPVEKNALSSQALLELKQKYCDKNRCLQCAIGNSLIVKN; encoded by the coding sequence ATGCAAGAAGATTTTCTTCACTACATCTGGAAACATAAAGCCTTCGCTTCATCAGTGTTACAAACAACAAAAGATGAACCGATTAGTATTGCTAATTTAGGTCAGCATAACCATAATGCTGGTCCAGATTTCTTCAACGCACAATTAAGTATTGGTTCGCAGCTTTGGGCTGGTAATGTAGAAATTCATATAAAATCGTCAGATTGGTATGTTCATAATCATGAAGTTGATAAAGCATATGATAATGTAATTCTTCATGTGGTTTGGGAGCACGATACCGAAATCTTTCGAAAAGATAATTCCGAAATTCCAACACTAGAATTAAAACACTATGTGGATAAAAACTTAATCCATAAGTATCAAAAATTGATGCAATCTAAATCTTGGATTAATTGTGAATCTGATTTTCATAATGCGGATGATTTTCTGCTTAATAATTGGTTAGAACGTTTATATATAGAACGTTTAGAAGAAAAGTCTGAAACCATTGTGCAATTATTAAAAGATTCTAATAACGATTGGGAGGCTGTACTTTTTAAAATGTTACTGAAAAACTTCGGGCTTAAAGTAAATGGTGAGACGTTTTTTAGTTTGGCAAATTCTTTTGATTTTTCAATTATTAGAAAATTACAAAATGATGTTTTAAATGTTGAAGCGTTGTTTTTTGGACAATCGGGTTTGCTAGAAGAAAACACTATTGAGGATGGTTACTTTAAAGATCTTAAAGAGCGATATAAATTTTTAAAACAAAAATTTAGGTTAGATAATAGAGGTATTTTGCCGTTGCAGTTTTTTAGATTGCGACCGCCAAATTTTCCAACGATACGTTTATCGCAATTTGCTAATTTATATACTGTAGAACAGAATTTATTTTCAAAAGTAATGCAGTTAAATACGCTTGATGCGTTTTATAAATTTTTCAATAAAGGAGTGACTCAGTTTTGGATGACGCATTATACATTCGCTAAATCGTCAAACAAAACTAAAAAAGTAATGACGAAGTCCTTCATAGATTTATTAATCATTAACACGCTTATACCTTTAAAATTTAGTTATGCAAAATCACAAGGGAAATCAGTTGAAGATACTGTGTTTATCCTCATAAAAGAAATTAAAATTGAGAATAACAGTATTGTCTCTAAATTTTTAGACTTAAAGCCAGTAGAAAAAAATGCTTTAAGTTCTCAAGCCTTATTGGAACTTAAACAAAAGTATTGCGATAAAAATAGATGTTTGCAATGTGCTATAGGTAATAGCTTAATCGTGAAAAATTGA
- a CDS encoding glycerophosphodiester phosphodiesterase family protein, with protein sequence MSCNSEKQVDIQGHRGCRGLLPENSLPAFEKAIDLGVNTLELDIVISKDLKIVVSHEPYMNPVICLTPKGDTLPNNSAKDYNLYNMNYDDIKQFDCGSKFHPTYPEQEKQKTYKPLLSKVFDLVKAKKSNVKFNIEIKSETSYYGIFTPQPEAYVKLVLDEIELNGMLSRVNLQSFDVEIIREIRKQDPSIHIALLVDEGEEIWSKISQLDMDKLPEIISPYFKLLDSIKVRNLQAENFKVIPWTLNEEDDMKQMLSWQVDGIITDYPNKLIEIIEN encoded by the coding sequence ATGAGCTGCAATTCTGAAAAACAAGTGGATATTCAAGGGCATAGAGGTTGTAGAGGTTTACTACCTGAGAATTCCTTGCCCGCTTTTGAAAAAGCGATTGATTTGGGAGTAAACACCTTGGAATTAGATATCGTAATTTCTAAAGACCTTAAAATCGTGGTCTCTCATGAGCCTTATATGAATCCAGTGATTTGTTTAACTCCTAAAGGAGACACCCTTCCCAATAATTCAGCAAAAGATTATAATTTATATAATATGAATTATGATGACATTAAACAATTTGATTGTGGCTCAAAATTTCATCCCACATATCCTGAGCAAGAAAAACAAAAGACCTACAAACCGTTATTATCTAAAGTTTTCGATCTAGTAAAAGCCAAGAAATCAAATGTTAAGTTTAATATTGAAATTAAATCGGAAACTTCATATTATGGCATTTTTACGCCACAGCCAGAAGCGTACGTGAAATTGGTTTTAGATGAGATTGAGTTAAATGGCATGTTGAGCCGTGTGAATCTTCAATCTTTTGATGTAGAAATTATTAGAGAAATAAGAAAACAAGATCCTAGTATACACATTGCGCTGTTGGTAGATGAAGGTGAAGAAATTTGGAGCAAAATTTCACAATTAGATATGGACAAGCTACCTGAAATTATAAGTCCGTATTTTAAACTTTTAGATTCTATAAAGGTTAGAAATTTACAAGCTGAAAATTTTAAAGTCATACCTTGGACGCTTAACGAGGAAGACGATATGAAACAAATGTTGTCTTGGCAAGTTGATGGTATTATTACAGATTACCCAAATAAGCTTATTGAAATTATTGAAAACTAG